The following are encoded in a window of Thunnus albacares chromosome 9, fThuAlb1.1, whole genome shotgun sequence genomic DNA:
- the mindy4 gene encoding probable ubiquitin carboxyl-terminal hydrolase MINDY-4 isoform X2: MAVSVEEVSASLVREYLSRKGLKRTITCMDEEHPRTVSSINNRSHLRQILHMEGLYRKNKVQNSPLKTLLEIIVKHHVEGLKDDKMTCNKGDPLQSALIVNSTANSPAITPSETDDTKTEHSTELFVTSNPIKLRSHIKGPRPNVPTGTLVFPESDGLSTHTQKGIWICDSRDQKGQSLRASLQDNDSLIRREPEKKTSITESIQRSRSNRITRGMMAGPIASTSQETNKKRQSRRVEVPQPLLRKEEEYRQLKDGLLVTGLQQKAVNCTKSSESCLTEMSSTDHVGGRRETWSAPEGVQSENSFEKVGQDMLKTRKVKTLTWPSVADLDVSEMVLDDIDDDDDLREFSKVSFQRTVTERSYAGRLMDQHTAMELKAVLLGSCLNCFSVEWRNQGFTFSETHELRYGIVQKKGGPCGVLASVQAFVLKKLLFENIESSNTGLLRLRPSNTTRRKCLVSAVAEILWRAGEEKQATIAVSSGRNHFTPTGNYKSEGVFEKITCFTVDNRKDLQLLLEQHIEQFETGVLGCLLLTISAVLSRSVEKVKEDMDVPTTTLIGAHGYCTQELVNLLLCGRAVSNVFDDDMELDSGNGNTTLLKGIKGHCDVGLLSLFEHYNICKELT, translated from the exons ATGGCCGTTTCAGTTGAAGAGGTTTCTGCGTCCCTTGTACGGGAATATCTGAGTAGAAAG GGACTCAAGAGGACGATTACCTGTATGGATGAGGAGCATCCCCGCACAGTTTCCAGTATTAACAACAGATCACACTTGAGGCAGATTCTACACATGGAGGGTCTCTATAGAAAGAATAAG GTTCAGAATTCGCCCCTGAAAACATTACTGGAGATTATTGTAAAGCATCACGTTGAAGGCCTTAAAGATGACAAGATGACCTGCAACAAAGGTGATCCCCTGCAGTCTGCCTTAATTGTCAACTCGACTGCTAATTCACCTGCAATAACGCCATCAGAGACGGATGACACAAAGACAGAACATAGCACAGAACTCTTTGTTACTAGCAATCCCATCAAATTAAG GTCACACATCAAGGGACCTCGCCCTAATGTACCTACAGGTACATTAGTATTTCCTGAGTCGGATGGACTCTCCACCCATACTCAAAAAGGTATCTGGATTTGTGACTCACGGGACCAAAAAGGCCAATCTCTGAGGGCTTCCCTCCAGGACAATGACAGCTTAATCAGGAGagaaccagaaaaaaaaacttccatcACTGAGAGCATCCAAAGGAGCAGAAGCAATCGAATTACACGTGGCATGATGGCTGGACCAATAGCCAGCACATCCCAG gagacaaacaaaaaaaggcagagtCGAAGGGTAGAAGTACCTCAGCCGCTGctcagaaaagaagaagaatacaGGCAGTTGAAGGATGGACTTTTAGTGACTGGCCTACAGCAAAAAGCTGTAAACTGTACAAAAAGCTCAGAAAGCTGCCTAACTGAAATGAGCTCAACAGACCACGTAGGAGGGAGACGGGAGACATGGAGTGCACCAGAGGGAGTGCAGAGTGAAAACAGCTTTGAAAAAGTGGGACAAGACATGCTGAAGACAAGAAA AGTAAAGACTTTGACCTGGCCAAGTGTAGCTGATTTGGATGTGTCTGAGATGGTGTtag ATGACATTGACGACGATGACGATTTGCGAGAATTCTCCAAAGTGTCCTTTCAGAGAACTGTCACAGAGCGGAGTTATGCAGGCCGTCTGATGGACCAACACACTGCCATG gaATTGAAAGCGGTTCTCCTCGGTTCTTGCCTAAATTGTTTCAGTGTTGAGTGGAGGAATCAGGGTTTCACATTCTCAGAAACGCATGAGTTGAGATATGGAATTGTGCAGAAAAAG GGTGGTCCTTGTGGAGTTTTGGCATCCGTTCAAGCTTTTGTTCTAAAGAAACTGCTGTTTGAAAACATTGAAAGTAGTAATACAGGCCTTCT GAGGTTAAGACCTTCCAACACCACCAGGAGAAAGTGTCTTGTTTCAGCTGTAGCTGAAATCCTGTGGAGGGCTGGGGAGGAAAAACAAGCCACAATTGCAGT aagTTCAGGACGAAATCATTTCACCCCAACTGGAAACTACAAATCGGAAGGAGTCTTTGAAAAG ataacatgtttcactgtggatAACAGGAAGGACCTACAGTTGCTTCTGGAGCAGCATATTGAGCAG TTTGAGACTGGGGTGTTAGGATGCCTATTGCTGACCAtatctgctgttctctctcgATCTGTTGAAAA AGTAAAAGAGGACATGGACGTGCCCACCACCACGCTCATCGGAGCCCATGGCTACTGCACTCAG GAGCTGGTCAACCTGTTGCTCTGTGGCCGAGCAGTTTCTAATGTCTTTGACGATGACATGGAGTTGGATTCAGGCAATGGCAACACAACCCTGCTCAAGGGaatcaaaggtcactgtgacgtTGGCCTGCTGTCCTTGTTTGAACATTATAACATCTGTAAG GAGCTTACCTGA
- the mindy4 gene encoding probable ubiquitin carboxyl-terminal hydrolase MINDY-4 isoform X1 has product MAVSVEEVSASLVREYLSRKGLKRTITCMDEEHPRTVSSINNRSHLRQILHMEGLYRKNKVQNSPLKTLLEIIVKHHVEGLKDDKMTCNKGDPLQSALIVNSTANSPAITPSETDDTKTEHSTELFVTSNPIKLRSHIKGPRPNVPTGTLVFPESDGLSTHTQKGIWICDSRDQKGQSLRASLQDNDSLIRREPEKKTSITESIQRSRSNRITRGMMAGPIASTSQETNKKRQSRRVEVPQPLLRKEEEYRQLKDGLLVTGLQQKAVNCTKSSESCLTEMSSTDHVGGRRETWSAPEGVQSENSFEKVGQDMLKTRKVKTLTWPSVADLDVSEMVLDDIDDDDDLREFSKVSFQRTVTERSYAGRLMDQHTAMELKAVLLGSCLNCFSVEWRNQGFTFSETHELRYGIVQKKGGPCGVLASVQAFVLKKLLFENIESSNTGLLRLRPSNTTRRKCLVSAVAEILWRAGEEKQATIAVSSGRNHFTPTGNYKSEGVFEKITCFTVDNRKDLQLLLEQHIEQFETGVLGCLLLTISAVLSRSVEKVKEDMDVPTTTLIGAHGYCTQELVNLLLCGRAVSNVFDDDMELDSGNGNTTLLKGIKGHCDVGLLSLFEHYNICKVGAYLKTPLYPIWVVCSESHFSVLFGLQRELLTNQDKGLEFDLYYYDGLANQQEEIRLTVSVGKSVVSCQDVDTDLIPPVDHCIRTRWKDAFVNWNDTEPIL; this is encoded by the exons ATGGCCGTTTCAGTTGAAGAGGTTTCTGCGTCCCTTGTACGGGAATATCTGAGTAGAAAG GGACTCAAGAGGACGATTACCTGTATGGATGAGGAGCATCCCCGCACAGTTTCCAGTATTAACAACAGATCACACTTGAGGCAGATTCTACACATGGAGGGTCTCTATAGAAAGAATAAG GTTCAGAATTCGCCCCTGAAAACATTACTGGAGATTATTGTAAAGCATCACGTTGAAGGCCTTAAAGATGACAAGATGACCTGCAACAAAGGTGATCCCCTGCAGTCTGCCTTAATTGTCAACTCGACTGCTAATTCACCTGCAATAACGCCATCAGAGACGGATGACACAAAGACAGAACATAGCACAGAACTCTTTGTTACTAGCAATCCCATCAAATTAAG GTCACACATCAAGGGACCTCGCCCTAATGTACCTACAGGTACATTAGTATTTCCTGAGTCGGATGGACTCTCCACCCATACTCAAAAAGGTATCTGGATTTGTGACTCACGGGACCAAAAAGGCCAATCTCTGAGGGCTTCCCTCCAGGACAATGACAGCTTAATCAGGAGagaaccagaaaaaaaaacttccatcACTGAGAGCATCCAAAGGAGCAGAAGCAATCGAATTACACGTGGCATGATGGCTGGACCAATAGCCAGCACATCCCAG gagacaaacaaaaaaaggcagagtCGAAGGGTAGAAGTACCTCAGCCGCTGctcagaaaagaagaagaatacaGGCAGTTGAAGGATGGACTTTTAGTGACTGGCCTACAGCAAAAAGCTGTAAACTGTACAAAAAGCTCAGAAAGCTGCCTAACTGAAATGAGCTCAACAGACCACGTAGGAGGGAGACGGGAGACATGGAGTGCACCAGAGGGAGTGCAGAGTGAAAACAGCTTTGAAAAAGTGGGACAAGACATGCTGAAGACAAGAAA AGTAAAGACTTTGACCTGGCCAAGTGTAGCTGATTTGGATGTGTCTGAGATGGTGTtag ATGACATTGACGACGATGACGATTTGCGAGAATTCTCCAAAGTGTCCTTTCAGAGAACTGTCACAGAGCGGAGTTATGCAGGCCGTCTGATGGACCAACACACTGCCATG gaATTGAAAGCGGTTCTCCTCGGTTCTTGCCTAAATTGTTTCAGTGTTGAGTGGAGGAATCAGGGTTTCACATTCTCAGAAACGCATGAGTTGAGATATGGAATTGTGCAGAAAAAG GGTGGTCCTTGTGGAGTTTTGGCATCCGTTCAAGCTTTTGTTCTAAAGAAACTGCTGTTTGAAAACATTGAAAGTAGTAATACAGGCCTTCT GAGGTTAAGACCTTCCAACACCACCAGGAGAAAGTGTCTTGTTTCAGCTGTAGCTGAAATCCTGTGGAGGGCTGGGGAGGAAAAACAAGCCACAATTGCAGT aagTTCAGGACGAAATCATTTCACCCCAACTGGAAACTACAAATCGGAAGGAGTCTTTGAAAAG ataacatgtttcactgtggatAACAGGAAGGACCTACAGTTGCTTCTGGAGCAGCATATTGAGCAG TTTGAGACTGGGGTGTTAGGATGCCTATTGCTGACCAtatctgctgttctctctcgATCTGTTGAAAA AGTAAAAGAGGACATGGACGTGCCCACCACCACGCTCATCGGAGCCCATGGCTACTGCACTCAG GAGCTGGTCAACCTGTTGCTCTGTGGCCGAGCAGTTTCTAATGTCTTTGACGATGACATGGAGTTGGATTCAGGCAATGGCAACACAACCCTGCTCAAGGGaatcaaaggtcactgtgacgtTGGCCTGCTGTCCTTGTTTGAACATTATAACATCTGTAAG GTAGGAGCTTACCTGAAGACTCCCCTTTACCCCATTTGGGTGGTGTGCAGTGAAAGCCACTTCAGCGTGCTGTTTGGCCTGCAGAGGGAGCTGTTGACCAATCAGGACAAGGGTCTGGAGTTTGACCTCTACTATTACGACGGACTGGCCAACCAACAGGAGGAGATCCGCCTCACTGTCT CTGTTGGCAAATCCGTGGTGAGTTGTCAAGATGTCGACACTGATCTCATTCCTCCTGTGGATCACTGCATCCGAACAAG gtGGAAAGATGCATTTGTGAATTGGAATGACACAGAGCCTATTCTCTGA